The DNA window gcagggctggggggttGAACGGGGCGTGACTTGGGTGGAACAGAGCATGGCTGGGTGTaatggggtgggcctgggggcagggccaagggtccagattttcatttctgaaaatctggtaaccttgcttagtctagagcagtggttcccaaccctgtccttgagggccaccagaccaatcgggttttcaggctagccctaatgaatatgcatgagagagatttgcatataatggaagtgacaggcatgcaaaactgcttcatccatattcattagggctatcctgaaaacccgactggcctagtggtcctccaggacagggttgggaaccactgtcctaaatGACTACTTGTATTAGTTTCTATGTCTTTATTTTGGCCCTGTGGCTCTCCCTTTTCCTGTAGATTAAGAATTTGTGGCCTTTCCACCCCTTGACTTTTGTGGTTTGCCACTCCTTTGTTTTTAAGATTAAGAATGATAGAAATGCTTCAGAAGAATTGGTAACATTTTTTTATGATGGGTGATGACAGTGGATATTTGAAAGCAAAATCAAGAGGTGTTAGATTTGAACAGAGATGCAGAAATGTacttttcctattgtttctactGGGGTATCTCTTCTCTTCATCCTGATGTTTCTGCCTCATCTTGGAAGAGCTTCTTAAGAGCTTCTTGGAGGGACACTGTGCACTTGCTTTGCCTCAGGCTTCCCACCAAGAAATAAATAAAGGGATTAACCGCACAGTTGACTGAGGAGCAGAGTTCTGTTATGAAATAGAAAGATACTTCTAGGGATTGTGCGGAGGCAACGTTGAAGTACAGCAAAAGTCCCAAAAGCTGCATAGGCACAACAGATATTAGAAAGACCACAACTGAAATCACCACAGCAATGTAGAGCCTAGGTGAGTGACAACATGTTGAGATCCTTTGGACTCTAAAAACAAGAGTGAGGCTGGATAGAATCATGAGTAAGATGATAACTAGGTACAGTATGGAGGTGAATATGTACACTGCTGTACATGATTCAGTGCCAGGCTGTGCATTATCTATGCCGTCGCAGATGAAATATTCCAATCCAGCCACCAGGCACGAGAACGCCCACAGCAGAGCAGACACAACGGCAGACTGGTGCTTTGGACGATGGTATTGGTACCAGATTGGGTAAAGAACAGAGAGGCAACGCTCCACGCTGATGGCTGTCAGAAGATAGATGCCGGCATTAAATCCAAATGTAGAAACAATTTGCAGTCTTCCAATATTAGACGTATCAGTGTGAGAAATGGGGACACCCTTTATTATACAGAACATGAAAACGAAGACAACGACGTTGACGACAAGATAGATGAAGTCAGCCACGGCCAAGTTCAAGATGTAGACGGTGCATTTGTTCCTCTTGATCTTGAAGCTGAGGAACCAGATGACTATCCCATTCCCCACCATGCCAAACAGGGCTATAATTAGAGAAAGCAAAACCATTGTGGTCATAATTTTCTTGCTGGGATATAAATAAGCACCGCCTCCTGTTCCATTAGACCTTTCTGGAATTATCGTGGTGGGAAACACAGTACTCGGTTCCTCCATGATTAGACCTCAGAAGTGTGGTGTAGCTTCTTCTCGCTCCCTCACTTTGACCTGCAAGAAAAAGGAAGTTAGGCCATAATTAGCTGTGACTGGCTGCACAGTGCAAGGACTATACAGTAATGAAATAAAACAGACTTGAACTGCTTGAGTTTAGCGCACaatagaggtcataaagtcagtacggaagctcattccaaccaCTGTATAAAGTTACATTTTTCGACCTTCTAGACCAGAGCAAGAACCGATTCCTGCTGAGCTAGCcatctatctcccactgaatatcgctGGATAGATGGCTATATGCTATTTAGTCAGTTGGGAGAGCAGAATATCGGCCTCTGAATAGAGAATAACAAGGGGAAAGAATTTGTCCTCATTCCCGCGGATAatcacaggaaaccatcccatatcattctttagtgtctatctcaacctcagtccttctataccagcatcctttagtgcaaggcttgagggtcagtggctgggcccgttcatgctctgattcttatgtgagccaagtgtaggataatgaagccat is part of the Geotrypetes seraphini chromosome 14, aGeoSer1.1, whole genome shotgun sequence genome and encodes:
- the LOC117348070 gene encoding mas-related G-protein coupled receptor member H-like produces the protein MEEPSTVFPTTIIPERSNGTGGGAYLYPSKKIMTTMVLLSLIIALFGMVGNGIVIWFLSFKIKRNKCTVYILNLAVADFIYLVVNVVVFVFMFCIIKGVPISHTDTSNIGRLQIVSTFGFNAGIYLLTAISVERCLSVLYPIWYQYHRPKHQSAVVSALLWAFSCLVAGLEYFICDGIDNAQPGTESCTAVYIFTSILYLVIILLMILSSLTLVFRVQRISTCCHSPRLYIAVVISVVVFLISVVPMQLLGLLLYFNVASAQSLEVSFYFITELCSSVNCAVNPFIYFLVGSLRQSKCTVSLQEALKKLFQDEAETSG